In Maridesulfovibrio bastinii DSM 16055, a single genomic region encodes these proteins:
- a CDS encoding carboxyl transferase domain-containing protein — protein MDIEKKLEGLQKRVAYAQDILGQKEDKRLTAFNHKLETFLDKNINISLNELWDKLNALSESLAVLEKDIDSSLTPMDKVRIVRHSERICLKDILENVYDNYTEVGGKDDMSIDPGMVIARAYITRRIGKKVHNQPVMVVGQEKGHGQEFRNGGSIKPWGNANALRYMKVAARENIPIHTYVFTPGSYPIEDYPGAAQQIAENIYEMCGLDVPIISVISEGGSGGAEAIAMADKRLMLSHGYYSVISPEGAAAIEGRVKRGERAPQELIETCAKHQCITAHDNLRFGYIDGVLEEPPLGARPNHFDFFKELRSEVIRATDEVVLNTKGFCFFRGAAIKHHKKATQGSESVFVRWSINSSAKERLLWKRYKKYRRMSQHAYADNRTLLEKINSAKVDTMAAAYSTIRYDLIKKYQSKIQRFAEEAKDEFHVVTNKMDQFKQVAAEKIGFSGKSSQEVEFELTKLSEDVEEQRPPAEYRHYVSPRASEDREITCPNAETHGCLEIWARDLFDEFAGVCPTCGHHFPMEYRWYIANLFDWGSVREFNKSICSGNPTNFPNYQERLDAAKAKTGLQSGCLTFEAKIKHTRVICATLAAPFRGGSVGAAEGEKFVRALELAGKKRYPFLAYVHGTAGIRIQEGTNGLIQMPRCTLAVRRYIESGGLYIVLYDTNSYAGPVASFLGCSPYQYAVRSSRIGFAGPGVIKETTGLDIPPDYHSAYNALARGHIQDIWDRRDVRRNLHQAFLTVGGRNLYYR, from the coding sequence ATGGATATAGAAAAAAAACTGGAAGGTCTTCAAAAGCGAGTAGCCTATGCACAGGATATTCTCGGTCAAAAAGAGGATAAAAGACTGACTGCATTCAACCATAAGCTTGAAACCTTTCTGGATAAAAATATCAATATTAGTCTGAACGAGCTGTGGGATAAGCTCAATGCTTTAAGTGAAAGCCTTGCTGTGCTGGAAAAAGACATAGACTCTTCACTTACCCCCATGGATAAAGTTCGTATTGTACGCCATTCTGAACGCATCTGCCTCAAAGACATACTGGAAAATGTCTACGACAATTATACAGAAGTCGGTGGTAAAGATGATATGAGCATTGATCCGGGTATGGTCATCGCCCGCGCATACATCACCAGAAGAATTGGTAAAAAAGTTCATAACCAGCCTGTAATGGTTGTCGGCCAGGAAAAAGGCCATGGACAGGAATTCCGTAACGGAGGCTCGATAAAACCGTGGGGTAATGCAAATGCTCTGCGCTATATGAAAGTTGCCGCCAGAGAAAATATTCCTATTCATACCTATGTTTTTACTCCCGGTTCATATCCTATTGAGGATTATCCCGGAGCAGCCCAGCAGATAGCAGAAAATATTTACGAAATGTGCGGCCTTGATGTTCCTATTATTTCTGTAATTTCAGAAGGAGGATCAGGTGGAGCTGAAGCTATAGCTATGGCAGATAAACGCCTCATGCTATCACACGGCTATTACTCTGTTATCTCACCTGAAGGTGCCGCAGCTATCGAGGGAAGAGTTAAACGCGGTGAACGTGCTCCGCAGGAATTGATAGAAACATGTGCAAAGCATCAATGTATCACCGCACATGATAACTTAAGATTCGGATATATAGATGGAGTTCTTGAAGAACCACCGTTAGGAGCCAGACCAAATCATTTCGATTTTTTCAAGGAACTGCGTTCAGAAGTAATCAGAGCAACGGATGAAGTTGTTCTGAATACTAAAGGATTCTGCTTTTTCCGCGGTGCAGCAATAAAACATCATAAAAAAGCAACACAGGGGTCAGAATCTGTGTTTGTGCGCTGGTCGATAAACTCCAGTGCCAAAGAGCGTCTGCTCTGGAAAAGATATAAAAAATATCGCCGCATGAGCCAGCACGCATACGCTGACAACCGTACCCTTCTTGAAAAAATCAATTCAGCAAAAGTTGATACTATGGCAGCCGCCTACTCAACAATTCGCTACGACCTGATAAAGAAGTATCAATCAAAAATTCAGCGTTTTGCCGAAGAAGCCAAAGATGAGTTCCATGTTGTTACTAACAAAATGGATCAGTTTAAGCAGGTTGCCGCTGAAAAAATAGGATTTTCAGGAAAATCTAGTCAGGAAGTAGAATTTGAACTGACTAAGCTTTCAGAAGATGTTGAAGAACAGAGACCACCGGCAGAATACCGTCATTATGTAAGCCCCAGAGCATCAGAAGACCGTGAAATAACCTGCCCTAATGCAGAAACACACGGCTGCCTAGAAATATGGGCCCGTGACCTCTTTGATGAATTTGCTGGAGTCTGCCCAACATGCGGACATCATTTCCCGATGGAATACAGATGGTACATTGCCAATCTTTTCGATTGGGGAAGTGTTCGTGAATTCAACAAATCAATTTGTTCAGGTAACCCCACCAACTTTCCAAACTATCAGGAACGGTTGGATGCAGCTAAAGCAAAGACTGGATTACAGAGTGGATGTTTAACCTTTGAAGCTAAAATCAAGCATACAAGGGTAATTTGCGCGACACTTGCAGCTCCATTCAGAGGAGGCTCTGTTGGTGCAGCTGAAGGTGAAAAATTTGTCAGAGCTTTAGAACTGGCTGGTAAAAAACGTTACCCGTTCCTCGCATATGTTCATGGAACAGCAGGAATAAGAATTCAGGAAGGTACTAACGGACTTATACAAATGCCCCGCTGTACCCTTGCTGTACGCCGCTACATTGAGTCAGGCGGTTTATATATAGTTCTGTATGACACAAACTCTTATGCCGGACCGGTTGCAAGCTTCCTCGGCTGCTCTCCATACCAGTACGCGGTGAGATCGTCCCGTATCGGTTTTGCCGGACCGGGGGTTATCAAAGAGACAACAGGTCTTGATATTCCACCGGATTATCATTCTGCTTACAATGCTTTGGCCAGAGGACATATTCAGGATATATGGGATAGGCGTGATGTTCGTAGAAATCTTCATCAGGCTTTTCTCACAGTTGGTGGTAGAAACTTATACTACAGATAA
- a CDS encoding LexA family protein yields MSCINKFKNQIFQLKTSTRCKLPLYLNPVSAGFPSPADDYLDRNLDLNEHLIGNPTATFFVRACGDSMIGANISDNDILIVDRSISAQNGSIIIAALNGELTVKRLKTRAGKLFLIPENDAYPHFEIHEETSFEIWGVVTYIIHKASR; encoded by the coding sequence ATGTCCTGCATAAATAAATTTAAGAATCAGATATTTCAGCTAAAAACATCAACCAGATGTAAGCTGCCCTTATACCTTAATCCCGTATCAGCAGGATTTCCTTCACCGGCTGATGACTATCTTGACCGCAATCTAGATCTTAATGAACATCTGATAGGAAATCCAACTGCAACTTTTTTTGTTCGTGCATGCGGCGACTCCATGATTGGGGCAAATATAAGTGATAACGACATCCTCATAGTCGACAGATCTATCTCTGCCCAAAATGGTTCTATCATCATAGCAGCATTAAATGGGGAGCTAACCGTAAAACGCTTAAAAACAAGGGCTGGAAAACTTTTTCTGATTCCGGAAAATGATGCATACCCTCACTTTGAAATTCATGAAGAAACCTCATTCGAAATCTGGGGAGTCGTTACCTATATTATTCATAAGGCTTCAAGATGA
- a CDS encoding biotin carboxylase N-terminal domain-containing protein, whose amino-acid sequence MNSKKDKILIANRGEIAVRIMEASKDLGLEFVSVYTEEDKNSGHINVARKLGGAKAAYKIRSYNDAGDILSVADETHCTAIHPGYGFFSENFRFARRVTERDRPMTFIGPSWWVIRDLGDKINTKRLARKLGVPTIPGSDRAIYDELEAEEIAANLFDFQKKQGVKRPVVLVKASAGGGGMGIDEVYSIDEFRQVYRRIRNYSMRTFNDEGVLIEQRIFNFNHLEVQMVSERTGLNHVHFGTRNCSVQSPGRQKRIEVAPGFFPEGFAYSFDAQKVLDDIVEHSLNMAREIKYDNVGTWEWIVTPVGEPFLMEVNTRIQVENGVSAAISRIKGKNNVNLIREQIRLALGEEMGYSQEDVTFDGVGIEYRIIAEDTDNKFAPWAGQIHELHWEEKEWLKMHTHIPKDLPYQIPTEFDPNLALAIIWGKDLAEAKSRGHEFLEDFVLKGKDRKEVALKSNLEFLAEKTNNLLEF is encoded by the coding sequence GTGAATTCCAAAAAAGATAAAATTCTAATTGCAAACAGAGGCGAAATAGCCGTTCGTATTATGGAGGCCAGTAAGGACCTCGGGCTTGAATTTGTAAGTGTTTACACTGAAGAAGATAAAAATTCAGGCCATATAAATGTAGCTAGAAAACTTGGCGGAGCAAAAGCCGCCTATAAAATAAGATCTTATAATGACGCGGGTGACATTCTCTCCGTAGCTGATGAAACCCACTGCACAGCCATTCATCCCGGATATGGTTTTTTCTCTGAAAACTTCCGTTTCGCACGCAGAGTTACAGAACGTGACCGTCCAATGACTTTCATAGGACCATCATGGTGGGTTATCAGAGACCTCGGAGATAAAATCAATACCAAAAGACTTGCCAGAAAACTTGGTGTGCCTACGATACCGGGCTCTGACAGGGCAATATATGATGAACTGGAAGCAGAAGAGATTGCCGCTAATTTATTCGATTTTCAGAAAAAACAAGGTGTCAAACGCCCTGTAGTTCTCGTAAAAGCCTCTGCCGGCGGAGGTGGAATGGGCATAGACGAGGTATACAGTATAGACGAATTTCGCCAAGTATACCGTAGAATCAGGAACTACTCTATGCGTACCTTCAATGATGAAGGAGTTCTGATTGAACAGCGCATTTTTAACTTCAACCATCTTGAAGTTCAAATGGTTTCTGAAAGAACAGGATTAAACCATGTCCATTTCGGAACTAGAAACTGCTCGGTACAAAGTCCAGGCAGACAGAAACGAATTGAAGTAGCTCCGGGATTTTTTCCTGAAGGTTTCGCCTACTCTTTCGATGCACAAAAAGTTCTTGATGATATTGTCGAGCACTCATTAAACATGGCCCGCGAAATTAAATATGACAACGTGGGTACATGGGAATGGATTGTGACCCCTGTAGGGGAACCTTTCCTTATGGAAGTCAATACCAGAATTCAGGTAGAAAATGGTGTTTCAGCGGCTATTTCCCGCATTAAAGGTAAAAACAACGTCAACCTTATTCGTGAACAGATCCGTCTCGCTCTTGGTGAAGAGATGGGATACTCGCAGGAAGATGTCACATTTGATGGTGTAGGCATCGAATATCGAATAATTGCGGAAGATACCGATAACAAATTCGCACCATGGGCCGGCCAGATTCATGAGCTTCACTGGGAAGAAAAAGAATGGCTGAAAATGCACACTCATATTCCGAAAGATCTGCCTTATCAGATTCCGACAGAATTCGACCCCAACCTTGCTCTGGCAATTATCTGGGGTAAAGACCTTGCGGAAGCGAAATCAAGAGGTCACGAATTTCTTGAAGATTTTGTTCTTAAAGGAAAAGATCGCAAAGAAGTTGCCCTTAAATCCAACCTTGAATTTCTGGCTGAAAAAACAAACAACTTATTGGAATTTTAA
- a CDS encoding tetratricopeptide repeat protein, with protein MKSEMISPLIKRSGKAAIAVLIGLAIAGCAPKEEVLGLHQTGTMAFMLNCDQAASTYFEKAIKTNPEYGPSYIMLGDCYIREGKPEKAIKVIKKGLQYTSDEGHQRLAHRKLARAYHEIGQDEKALPHIMKYTRMSIMQDKFDETKKADTVNFIASLNIPEEQKVDLDPVIAACTAKRKKMLAEAEALNKQNRHQHSKESKDITGAVAGFLGLD; from the coding sequence ATGAAATCAGAAATGATCTCACCTTTAATAAAAAGGTCAGGAAAAGCTGCTATTGCAGTTCTTATAGGTCTGGCGATTGCCGGTTGCGCGCCAAAAGAAGAAGTTCTCGGTCTGCATCAGACCGGCACAATGGCATTCATGCTTAACTGTGATCAGGCCGCATCAACTTATTTTGAAAAAGCAATCAAGACAAACCCTGAATATGGTCCAAGCTATATTATGCTTGGCGATTGCTACATCAGAGAAGGCAAGCCTGAAAAGGCTATTAAAGTTATCAAAAAAGGCCTGCAATATACCTCTGATGAGGGACATCAACGTCTGGCCCATCGCAAACTGGCACGGGCATACCATGAAATAGGTCAGGATGAAAAAGCCCTGCCGCATATTATGAAGTACACCAGAATGTCTATTATGCAGGATAAATTTGATGAAACCAAAAAAGCTGACACGGTAAATTTTATAGCGTCACTTAATATTCCTGAGGAACAAAAAGTTGACCTTGATCCTGTTATAGCCGCCTGCACAGCAAAGCGTAAAAAAATGCTTGCTGAAGCTGAGGCCCTCAATAAACAAAATAGACATCAGCACAGCAAAGAAAGTAAAGATATTACAGGAGCTGTGGCCGGTTTTCTTGGCCTCGACTAA
- a CDS encoding 1,4-dihydroxy-2-naphthoate polyprenyltransferase, with translation MNNSLRLWILAMRPKTLPAAVCPVLVGSALAVQANRFQFIPATLCLLFALFIQIGTNFANDYYDYIKGADTEERQGPKRMTASGLIPLNRMKIMTAVIFFMAFLFGVGLLPFGGWWLLLVGIISIMLGYGYTAGPFPLSYLGLGEIFVMIFFGWVAVCCTYLVQAGNISFLSFLGGTAVGALSTNLLVINNHRDVETDIKADKKTLAVRFGRGFSAFEYRVWFLVALICTIVMAIALKSVWIFLPLISLPLAIKLSKMIGKPQTGKVYIAMLGKTSIVMVLYCVLLSIGLIFS, from the coding sequence ATGAATAACAGTTTGAGATTGTGGATTCTTGCAATGCGCCCCAAAACTCTTCCTGCTGCGGTTTGTCCGGTTCTTGTAGGAAGTGCCCTTGCTGTACAGGCAAATAGGTTTCAATTCATCCCAGCCACCCTATGCTTATTGTTCGCTTTATTTATTCAGATCGGTACAAATTTTGCCAACGATTACTATGACTATATTAAGGGTGCTGATACCGAAGAACGTCAGGGGCCCAAAAGAATGACAGCTTCCGGATTAATTCCTCTTAACCGTATGAAAATTATGACAGCTGTTATTTTTTTTATGGCGTTCCTGTTTGGAGTAGGACTTCTCCCTTTTGGAGGATGGTGGCTGCTTTTGGTAGGAATAATTTCCATCATGCTTGGTTATGGATATACTGCGGGTCCTTTTCCTCTTTCATATTTAGGTCTTGGTGAAATTTTTGTTATGATCTTTTTTGGTTGGGTTGCTGTTTGCTGTACTTATCTTGTTCAGGCCGGCAACATTTCATTTCTTTCGTTTCTTGGGGGTACTGCTGTCGGAGCCTTGAGTACAAATCTGCTAGTCATAAATAATCATCGGGATGTTGAAACAGATATCAAAGCTGATAAAAAAACTTTGGCAGTCAGGTTCGGGCGAGGATTTTCTGCTTTTGAATATCGTGTCTGGTTTTTGGTGGCTTTGATATGTACCATTGTGATGGCGATTGCTCTCAAGTCTGTCTGGATTTTTTTGCCCTTGATATCTCTTCCGCTAGCTATAAAGCTTAGTAAAATGATTGGAAAACCTCAGACCGGAAAAGTTTATATTGCTATGCTTGGCAAGACTTCTATTGTGATGGTCCTATATTGTGTGCTTTTAAGTATTGGGCTCATATTTAGCTGA
- a CDS encoding Y-family DNA polymerase, with translation MKLFALADCNNFYVSCERVFNPSIQNVPVVILSNNDGCIISRSQEAKKIGIEMGMPAFKAKHFFNKYGVRFFSSNYALYGDMSRRVSNTLETFSPETEIYSIDESFISISESEIQKVDLLGIEIRQKVLQWTGIPISVGFGPTKTLAKLANRFAKKFTSSGIFTVIPGYACDKVLELTPVSEIWGIGRKNAYKLNQKGINNAREFRDLPDLWLREKLTVTGLRTALELRGISCIALEDAPPAKKAIVSSRSFGRQISDIQQLEEAVSSYTARATEKLRRQNSLAGAITVFLMTNPHKNMPQYSNSICLHLYPETDYTPWITSKAIYALNRIFKKGYSFKKAGVMLTNLLDRSGRQISFNEYENSSATQKFENLMKIVDKTNAKFGSGTLKYASEGIEQNWKMKQNFKSDNYTTNWNEIPMVY, from the coding sequence ATGAAGCTTTTTGCTCTTGCAGACTGCAATAATTTTTATGTTTCATGTGAAAGAGTATTTAATCCTTCAATACAGAATGTACCTGTTGTCATACTCTCAAACAATGACGGTTGTATCATTTCAAGGTCACAGGAAGCCAAAAAAATTGGAATAGAAATGGGAATGCCAGCGTTCAAAGCAAAACATTTTTTCAATAAATATGGAGTACGCTTTTTTTCATCAAACTATGCCCTTTACGGTGATATGTCCCGGAGGGTTTCAAACACTCTTGAAACTTTCAGTCCGGAAACTGAGATATACTCTATTGATGAATCATTTATTTCAATCAGCGAATCTGAAATACAAAAAGTCGATTTACTCGGAATAGAAATACGTCAAAAAGTACTTCAATGGACAGGAATTCCCATATCGGTAGGTTTCGGGCCGACAAAGACACTAGCGAAACTGGCCAACAGATTTGCAAAAAAATTCACATCATCTGGAATTTTTACGGTCATTCCAGGTTATGCCTGTGATAAAGTACTGGAGCTCACCCCTGTCAGTGAAATCTGGGGGATAGGACGTAAAAACGCTTATAAATTGAACCAGAAAGGCATTAATAACGCCAGAGAATTCAGAGATCTTCCTGATCTTTGGCTCAGAGAAAAACTGACAGTAACAGGACTAAGAACAGCTTTGGAGTTACGCGGAATTTCATGCATTGCGCTTGAAGACGCTCCACCTGCGAAAAAAGCAATTGTCTCCTCCAGATCATTCGGAAGACAAATTTCAGATATTCAACAGCTTGAAGAAGCCGTTTCGAGTTATACAGCCCGAGCCACAGAAAAGCTCCGCAGGCAAAATTCATTAGCCGGTGCGATTACAGTTTTTTTAATGACAAATCCTCATAAAAACATGCCTCAATATTCTAACTCCATATGCTTACATTTATACCCTGAAACGGATTATACACCATGGATAACATCAAAAGCGATATACGCTTTGAACAGAATATTCAAAAAGGGGTATTCATTCAAAAAAGCAGGTGTTATGCTAACCAACCTGCTTGACAGGTCGGGCAGACAGATTAGCTTCAATGAATATGAAAACAGCTCAGCTACACAGAAATTTGAAAATTTAATGAAAATTGTGGATAAAACAAATGCTAAATTTGGAAGTGGCACTCTTAAGTACGCGTCTGAAGGAATTGAACAAAACTGGAAGATGAAACAAAATTTTAAGTCGGACAATTATACTACCAATTGGAATGAAATACCCATGGTGTACTGA